One genomic region from Henningerozyma blattae CBS 6284 chromosome 2, complete genome encodes:
- the ILT1 gene encoding Ilt1p, with product MISESASTALGTVATVCWCVQLIPQIYYNWKRKDCTGLPPIMMFLWVVSGVPFGIYFCISRATLILQIQPHLFMFFCCISFIQTCYYPPAKLPKWKIALIIACLVIFTVSTEISCVLALRPLYDKGIKWPDLIFGIIATILLAVGLLPPYFELAKRKGEVVGINFLFLFVDSLGAWLSMISVIVGNMDIMGIILYCIVAAFELGIFTSHFIWCCRFKWFSKEKNSDTENNQLDLQKEETINWENEENADDVEKITELIDFTKETETICDEDTILENQIYSDKNDSAVVSYQKAETMKSLEIKNKREIK from the coding sequence ATGATTTCAGAGAGTGCATCAACTGCATTAGGTACGGTTGCAACTGTTTGTTGGTGTGTACAATTGATTCCTCAAATCTATTATAATTGGAAAAGGAAAGATTGTACTGGTCTTCCGCCTATTATGATGTTTCTTTGGGTTGTATCAGGGGTACCATTTGGTATCTATTTCTGTATTAGTAGAGCTACATTGATTCTACAAATTCAACCTCATCtatttatgtttttttgttgCATAAGTTTTATTCAAACTTGTTACTATCCTCCAGCAAAACTACCCAAATGGAAAATTGCGTTAATTATCGCCTGCCTTGTCATATTTACAGTCTCTACAGAGATATCCTGTGTTTTAGCACTAAGACCATTATATGATAAAGGAATTAAATGGCcagatttaatttttggtATAATTGCAACAATTCTTTTAGCAGTTGGTTTACTGCCCCCCTATTTTGAACTGGCTAAGAGAAAAGGTGAAGTGGTAggtatcaattttttatttttatttgtagaTTCATTAGGAGCATGGCTCTCAATGATAAGTGTTATTGTTGGAAATATGGATATCATGGGCATTATTCTTTATTGTATTGTTGCAGCTTTTGAACTAGGCATATTTACTTCACACTTTATTTGGTGTTGTAGGTTTAAGTGgttttcaaaagaaaaaaatagtgaTACTGAGAATAATCAATTGGATCTTCAGAAAGAGGAAACAATTAATTGGGAAAATGAGGAGAATGCAGACGACgttgaaaaaataacagaattaatagattttACAAAGGAAACAGAAACTATTTGTGACGAAGATACTATTCTTGAAAATCAAATCTATAGTGACAAAAACGATTCAGCAGTGGTTTCCTATCAAAAAGCAGAAACAATGAAAAgtttagaaataaaaaataaaagagaaATTAAGTAA
- the TRM732 gene encoding tRNA methylation protein TRM732 (similar to Saccharomyces cerevisiae YMR259C; ancestral locus Anc_8.811) gives MSEQTEILTENVKNTKEFLIKYNHSKLLKNPEHIDDVLTSVIGQFAIVLKPLTSQVDNIPDSSRPFVTDAFSLWTLRTTQFIQTKKLDTTRFEEIVRSQLLNEKNVSRIFQYTVDFWADGGSGLVNALRDMFTKLLRLLKIIYSNESLVALLSKWLDRVLDIPSTLKVQYYLIESLSDELDMYRVLEYKSNFIESSLSLMWSDSLSNPIGKCLTSLLINIFNIHYNKDESKISEWMVIWKNQVLNYLPQPKFSKSIEFYVLRPIFNLMPRQAFSLFMKDLFTNEPSQLLSLLKIGQELDIEEEPFHDDKLISMAVLEKLLQQDENKLPAFELLTFSVKKSKPIKGYIFELLKRNLSIFFVDTEVETRNYFASAFKHFILRVRDSCACLARDAKKLNKANKLPEEQKEKLNEVQIARDFLYWLLDFLKIQLCPGTQYQRNDLAFQILNIFIETGLDRSIAEKFLDKRNRREYPFSINLLDDDALIRLLIDNLTNSYDDIRKQAKYILLIAFQSDIDSVLYSKIDWQKLYSESKQQLSVFQTSDIGATIADFLFMTSFNKESFICRTERDIHFKILHFKDDFVAAVNDPVGGYFTALRSILAQYNFDINDPRLGELVKNSISLVEFQWETVKDVLCHDASDGILPQKYIDSEISDQQITSYAFRAIKEASGLLNTLLTRYPMADDKLVRIGNLLISQLLSIRHSGAFQSILPSLTVCCNRARKQYPKQIDVWLKEIINELDTKTQHITRRSGGIPFLITTILSTETKNDRSQLTYVFENLIRIASIPIVGFQDKIDVPQINAFNCMRAIFIESKLASHCLAYVPIALQLSLSSFTSDIWALRNCSIMLFTSLQNRIFGKVGKNMSAHLFFSKFPGVRDILLDLLENSNSNMTNNCLKSSAGIESIFLVLNLLLRLKPTPGYDGLDIFKKGVIQCLGNKNWKIRDMASRTIVALSKDHESDIIDLLKTCSQNNQNKLHGHLMAIKNMIVALNSDMPNWDHLPLTKTILEYDNILLFNNMSFITGHAYCDLLLELIDGSSDLVIQNSQFLFKLGNYFIENSIIHRVDGSKQLCLALVLKILLMYEKKESIMDLCRLGLNSSFFEVQDIAVKFILQENSKDILNGNNDILKDLNHLLYSDSTMVTIKKPILKAIQKTESKLDVDSLMELLSSTASEDLRLATIEALGTVVTQEAMESILNLALDLVKVDKPTNSRLSGLKCLTNMYTKISTIKILFHIHEMLTDDDEDVRDTAAFWLNKNILKLDSWENKMSSCITSHKVIMHMKSIYTQEEIYDLIWQQVRTYLDGLHELFLEIETTEEQLFEFEKDNQFRNEIHVFGNYINVLGTLDISNTQACEYIENLLSSLASYLANESVIDTPLGWVSNPEVFNRLIIFFSLVKTLAPNRSASIKRLVDNHNLHSFLVKYSDITILPA, from the coding sequence atgaGTGAGCAAACAGAAATTTTGACagaaaatgttaaaaatacaaaagaatTTCTAATCAAGTATAAccattcaaaattattgaaaaatccAGAACATATTGATGACGTTTTGACTAGTGTCATCGGACAATTTGCCATTGTTTTAAAGCCACTAACGTCTCAGGTAGATAATATTCCAGATTCTTCAAGACCTTTTGTGACAGACGCATTCTCGCTGTGGACTTTAAGAACTACCCAGTTTATTCAAAccaaaaaattagataCCACTAGGTTCGAAGAAATTGTTCGTAGCCAgctattaaatgaaaaaaatgtttcacgtatatttcaatatacAGTTGATTTCTGGGCAGATGGAGGCTCTGGACTTGTAAATGCTTTGCGAGATATGTTTACTAAATTGCTAAGGTTGTTAAAGATCATATATTCCAATGAATCATTAGTTGCTCTACTAAGCAAATGGTTAGATCGTGTCTTGGACATTCCTTCAACTTTGAAagttcaatattatttgattgaatCTTTATctgatgaattagatatGTATCGTGTATTAGAATATAAGTCAAACTTTATTGAATCTTCATTATCCTTGATGTGGTCCGATTCTCTTTCCAATCCAATTGGTAAATGCTTGACAAGTTTAttaatcaatatttttaatattcattataataaagacgaatcaaaaatttctgAATGGATGGTTATCTGGAAGAATCAAGTATTAAACTATTTACCTCAACCTAAATTCTccaaatcaattgaattttatgTTCTAAGAccaatattcaatttaatgCCACGTCAAGCTTTTTCTCTGTTTATGAAGGATCTGTTTACCAATGAGCCATCCCAGTTACTATCACTATTAAAAATCGGTCAAGAGTTAGATATAGAAGAAGAACCTTTCcatgatgataaattaatctCAATGGCagttttagaaaaattattacaacaAGATGAAAACAAATTGCCCGCATTTGAATTACTAACATTCTCCgttaaaaaatcaaagcCAATTAAAGGATATATTTTCGAATTATTGAAGAGAAATTTATCTATATTCTTTGTTGATACCGAAGTGGaaacaagaaattatttcGCAAGTGCCTTTAAACATTTTATACTAAGAGTAAGAGATTCATGTGCATGTTTAGCGAGAGATGCaaagaaattgaataaagCAAATAAATTACCTGAAGagcaaaaagaaaaattgaatgaGGTTCAAATTGCACGTGATTTTCTATATTGgttattagattttttaaaaatccaATTATGTCCAGGAACACAATATCAAAGAAATGATCTTGCTTTCCAaatcttgaatattttcattgaaACAGGATTAGATAGAAGTATTGCGGAAAAATTCTTAGacaaaagaaatagaaGAGAATATCCCTTTTCAATCAACTTATTAGATGATGACGCATTAATAAGATTATTGATAGATAACTTGACAAATTCATATGATGATATTCGTAAGCAAgccaaatatattttattaattgctTTTCAAAGTGATATAGATAGTGTATTATATTCGAAAATTGATTGGCAAAAATTATACTCTGAATCTAAACAGCAATTATCAGTTTTCCAAACTTCAGATATTGGTGCAACTATTGCAGATTTCTTATTCATGACATCATTCAACAAAGAGTCATTTATTTGTCGTACTGAGAGAGATAttcatttcaaaattttgcATTTTAAGGATGACTTTGTCGCTGCAGTAAACGATCCAGTAGGTGGTTACTTTACAGCATTACGTTCTATCTTAGCTCAATATAACTTTGATATTAACGACCCACGATTAGGTGAATTGGTAAAAAATAGCATTTCTTTGGTGGAATTTCAATGGGAGACTGTTAAAGATGTTCTTTGTCATGATGCTTCAGATGGTATTTTACCTCAAAAATACATTGATTCTGAAATATCAGATCAACAAATCACTAGTTATGCCTTCAGAGCCATTAAAGAAGCATCTGGattattaaatactttATTGACTAGATATCCAATGGCGGATGATAAATTAGTGCGAATTGGTAATCTGCTAATATCACAGTTACTTTCAATTCGTCATAGCGGTGCTTTCCAATCTATATTGCCAAGTTTAACAGTTTGTTGTAATAGAGCGAGAAAGCAATACCCTAAACAAATAGATGTTTGgctaaaagaaattattaatgaattagataCTAAAACGCAACATATTACCAGAAGATCAGGTGGTATTCCGTTCTTAATTACTACTATATTGTCAACAGAAACAAAGAATGACAGATCTCAATTGACTTATGTTTTTGAAAACCTGATACGTATTGCATCTATTCCAATAGTTGGTTTCCaagataaaattgatgTCCCTCAAATTAATGCATTCAATTGTATGAGAgctatttttattgaatcAAAACTTGCATCACATTGTTTAGCGTATGTTCCAATTGCTTTACAGCTATCATTATCTAGTTTTACTTCTGATATATGGGCTTTGAGAAATTGTTCCATTATGTTGTTTACTTCTTTacaaaatagaatatttgGTAAAGTTGGAAAAAACATGAGTGcacatttatttttttctaaattccCCGGTGTTagagatattttattagatttacTTGAAAATTCGAATTCAAATATGACTAATAACTGTTTAAAATCTTCAGCAGGTATTGAATCTATTTTCTTAGTGTTAAACCTACTATTGCGTTTAAAGCCAACCCCTGGGTATGATGGTTTGgatatctttaaaaaaggAGTTATTCAATGTCttggaaataaaaattggaaaatcaGAGATATGGCATCGAGAACTATTGTTGCATTATCTAAAGATCATGAATCAGATATCATTGACTTACTTAAAACTTGTTCacaaaataatcaaaataaattgcATGGACATTTAATGGcgataaaaaatatgatagTTGCCTTAAATTCAGATATGCCTAATTGGGATCATTTACCACTTACTAAGACGATCCTTGAATACGATAATATATTGCTCTTTAACAATATGTCCTTTATTACCGGGCATGCATATTGTGACTtgttattagaattaatagATGGTTCTTCTGATTTGGTTATCCAAAATTCTCAGTTTTTGTTCAAATTAGGTAATTACTTCATTGAAAATAGTATCATTCACAGAGTTGATGGCAGTAAGCAGTTATGCCTGGCTCTtgtattgaaaattttactAATGTACGAAAAGAAGGAAAGCATTATGGATCTCTGTAGATTGGGCCTAAACTCTTCGTTTTTTGAAGTTCAAGACATTGCTgtcaaatttattttacaaGAAAATAGCAAGGATATATTGAATGgcaataatgatattttaaaagatctGAATCATCTACTATACTCTGATAGCACAATGGTAACTATCAAAAAGCCAATTTTAAAAGCTATTCAAAAGACTGAAAGCAAATTAGATGTCGACTCCTTAatggaattattatcatctacCGCCAGTGAGGATTTACGTCTGGCTACAATTGAGGCCTTGGGTACTGTAGTTACTCAAGAAGCAATGGAATCTATCTTAAATTTGGCTTTGGATTTAGTCAAAGTTGATAAACCAACGAATTCACGGCTATCAGGTCTAAAATGTTTAACAAATATGTATAcaaaaatttcaacaatCAAGATCCTTTTCCATATCCACGAAATGTTGactgatgatgatgaagatgtaAGAGATACTGCTGCATTTTggttaaataaaaatattttaaaattggatTCTtgggaaaataaaatgagtTCGTGTATTACATCACATAAAGTGATTATGCATATGAAATCTATTTATACGCAAGAGGAGATATATGACCTAATTTGGCAACAAGTTCGAACTTATCTGGATGGCCTTCATGAACTATTTTTGGAGATTGAAACTACAGAAGAACaactatttgaatttgaaaaagataatcAATTTAGAAATGAAATCCATGTATTTGGTAATTACATTAATGTTCTTGGAACTCttgatatttcaaatactcAGGCATgtgaatatattgaaaacttATTGTCTTCATTAGCTAGCTATTTAGCAAATGAATCAGTGATTGATACACCATTAGGTTGGGTATCAAATCCTGAAGTATTCAATCGtttgattattttcttctctttGGTTAAAACATTGGCACCTAATAGATCAGCCTCTATTAAAAGATTGGTTGATAATCACAATCTGCATTCTTTCCTTGTAAAATATTCCGATATTACAATTTTACCTGCATAA